AGTGGGAATCGCCTTCTTCCTCGAGTTCCTTGACGACACCATCAAAACCGGCGAAGATATCGAGCGTCTCAAGCTGACGCTGCTCGGAACGATTCCGTTGGTTCGCACCGAACACCTCATCCGCCGTCTGAAGAAGGAGGGCCGACCCTTCTCCCCAGCTGATCTTCATCGGGTGGAGTCGCGGATGATCACGCGTTTCTCGCCGCGCTCCCCGGTGAGTGAAGCCTACCGCAGTCTGCGCACGAATATCCAGTTTGCGGACATTGACACGCCGAAGCGCGTGTTGCTTATGACTTCCACGACCTCCAAGGAGGGCAAGTCCACAACGGCGGTGAATCTGGCGATCACTCTGGCGCAGATGGGATCACGGGTGTTGTTGATAGACAGTGATCTGCGGCGGCCGGCGCTGCATAACTTCTTTTCGATGGACAAGACTTATGGTGTAACCAACGCGCTGATCGGATCGCTGTCGTTCGACGATGTCGTGAAACAAACCGGAGTGGATAAGCTGGACGTCATCACATCGGGCGATATTCCACCGAATCCCGCTGAGTTGGTTGCTTCGGAGAACATGAAGCGGTTCATCGAGGAGGCTCGCTCCCGTTACGACTATGTGATTCTTGACAGCCCGCCGGTGATTGCCGTAACCGATGCCGCGGTATTGGCGACGCGAGTGGATGGGGCAATTCTGGTGGTGAGCTCGGGGACGGTTAGTCGTCGCGAGGTTCAAAGAGGCATATCGCTTCTCCAGAACGTAGGTTCAGGTATCCTGGGTGTTGTCCTTAACGCCTTGGATATCAAGAAGATATATGGATCGTACTACTACTACTTCCACTACTACCAATACTACTACTACTACGGGTCGGAGCCGTCCAAGCGGGGGAAACGAAAGACGGTCAAACCCGAGTATCAAGAGGCCACCTAAATCACTCCGCCCGCGGCGGCTGCCGCGGGCGATTTCATCGCCGCAGTTTTCCTTCGCCGTCATTTCCCGATCTTGTGCGGATCTCGCGCAAGATGCCGAACTTTTCTATCTCAGACTCGATATTGCAGCCGGATATCCTATCTCCCTATCCAGACACGGAAGATCTCGCAGGCGGGGCATTTACCATGTTCGCCCCGGCCAAGATCAATCTGGGCCTTCGGGTGCTCTTTCGACGACCTGACGGTTTCCACGAAATCGAGACGCTGTTTCAGGAGATCTCGTGGACTGACCGCCTCGAGTTCTACCCGGCCGAGTCTTGGTCGCTGGAGGTACGGGGGATTGATCTGGATGCGGGGCCGGAAAATCTGGTAACCCGGGCGGCGCACGAACTCAGTCGTGAAGCCGGTGTGCCTTGCCGAGGTCAAGTGGTGCTGCAGAAGGAGATTCCGCTGGGAGCGGGACTCGGTGGGGGGTCATCCAATGCGGCGGTCGCACTGGTGGGATTATCTCGGCTATGGGGTTTAAAATGGAATCGGGAGCGGTTACGGACGGTCGCGCAACGGTTGGGATCGGATTGTGTTTTCTTTCTTTACGGGGGATTGGCGAGGGGGAGTGGCCGGGGGGAGATAATTGAACCTTTGGAGGGACGATTCGAGGGGGAAGTGGTTCTGGTAATGCCGGATTATGGAATAAGTACAGCATGGGCTTACAATGCTGGAGAGTTTCCCTTGACTCAAGTTGAGGAAAGTGTTATTTTTAGGTTTTGCCGTAATGACCGGGCCTTTTTGCAGGGTATCCCGGACTATATTCATAATG
This genomic stretch from bacterium harbors:
- the ispE gene encoding 4-(cytidine 5'-diphospho)-2-C-methyl-D-erythritol kinase is translated as MPNFSISDSILQPDILSPYPDTEDLAGGAFTMFAPAKINLGLRVLFRRPDGFHEIETLFQEISWTDRLEFYPAESWSLEVRGIDLDAGPENLVTRAAHELSREAGVPCRGQVVLQKEIPLGAGLGGGSSNAAVALVGLSRLWGLKWNRERLRTVAQRLGSDCVFFLYGGLARGSGRGEIIEPLEGRFEGEVVLVMPDYGISTAWAYNAGEFPLTQVEESVIFRFCRNDRAFLQGIPDYIHNDLENIVLCRYPELGDIKDCLLRAGAETALISGSGSTVFGIFRERSRAMQAAQRFEKPLRARVCRMVARSREF